The sequence CGTCCCGGCGGCAGGTGCGAGTCGATCTCTCGTCAAGTCGCCCCCCACAACATCAGCAGCTCACTTCTCAACTAACGCACGCACTGCCGCTTGCTCCACCCCCAAGAGATCTCGCCCTCTCCGCTCCTCTGCGGCTGGGAAGAAATGGAGGTGCTCTGCATCGGGACGGCGGATACCAAGCTGGAGGAGCTCCTCTTCCTCGCCGCCAGACTCCGCTCCGCCCTTGCCGCCACTGGCTCTGACCCCAAGGTATATCCGTGCACAGCCTTTGCGTTGTCTTTTCCTCCTCCGGTCCCCCAGTAGCATTTAGGAGTATGAGACGGTTAAAAATTTGCTGCAGCCTGTGCTACTCCTAACATTGCCCACATTTCCTGAAAGAGTGTATTTTTACAATTCTCGACGGCTATAGTACGAAATTAAACAGGATGATAACCATTCTTTTCGGTCGGTCCTCTGCCTGATGGGGCATTATCTGGGATTCAGGGATGGAATTGGTGAAATGGTATGGTTGCAACTTGCAAAAGCACTAATGCGCCTCTTTTTGGTCTAATCTGCAAGGTATAGTTTGTACTGTTGAGTTTTGGTGTAAAAGGGCGAAACAGTTCCCAACAAAAAGGTGCCTCCATAAGGAAATGCAATGttcggttcaaaaaaaaagaaggaaatgcAATGTTATTGGCACCTGTAGCATCTTAGTCCAGTGAAGGAATTCTCTACTGAAAGTTTCCATGCTTGATAGAGCTATATTATTGTTGATTGGTTCTTTGATTTCATTAGACTCGGATGGTATTACAGGTTCAAGTGAGCATAGTGGATGTCTCCACAACTGAAAAGACAGCACAGGATCTTAAAGACGTCACATTTATCCCGAGAAATACAGTTCTTTCATGTCTATTGGATGTTGACCAACATAATCTTCCAGATGACAGAGGCGAAGCAATATCACTCGTGTCAAAGGCTCTTCAGAGCTTTCTGAAAAAAAGATATGACAGTGGTACGCTGGTGGGTGCTGTTGGTTTAGGAGGCAGTGGAGGAACATCACTAATTGCTCCTGCTCTGAGATCATTGCCACTTGGAGTGCCTAAGCTTATTGTATCTACTGTTGCTAGTGGTCACACGGCTCCTTATGTTGGAACATCTGACTTGGTATTGTTTCCTTCAGTTGTTGACATATGCGGAATAAACAGTGTCAGCCGTGTTATATTGTCCAATGCTGCTGCAGCTTTTGCTGGGATGGTACATGGAATCTTATTGGCATCCAGTGAGTCTGATGAGACTGCAACAAAGCCAACTATTGGTATTACTATGTTTGGCGTTACAACACCATGCATAAATGCTGTCAAGGATAGGCTGAACAAAGAAGGGTACGAGACACTTGTATTCCATGCCACTGGTGTAGGAGGCAAAGCAATGGAAGAACTAGTTAGGAGTGGTTTCATACAGGTAATACTTTCTAGACTCTTTACATTTTGTCTGCATGTAATGGtagttcttttatttttttctgctGAGTAATCAGATCACTCTTGATAGGATAGGATTGCTATTTATTTTGGTTCATCTCCTGTTTTGTAATGTCTGGATTTCCTGGTGAACATAGTGCCTCAGATACAACAATTTATTTATCTTTTTCATGTTTGTGGACTTTCTCATATTACTTCTATTTGAATGCATATAGGGTGTACTGGATGTAACGACAACAGAAGTTGCAGACCATATTGTAGGCGGTGTCATGGCTTGTGATGAGTCCAGGTTTGATGCAATTATAGATAATAAGATCCCTCTTGTTCTTAGTGTTGGAGCCTTGGATATGGTTAACTTTGGAGCTCGAGATACAATTCCTGCTGCTTTTGCAGACAGAAAGATCCATATTCACAATAAGCAGGTTAGCATATCAATACCTCTCAATTGCTTCCAGTCAATTTTTATTAGCTCTGATCCCAAATATGAGTTCATTTAGGTTTTTTGTTAGTCGAACACTTTAGCATTGACCATCAATAGCTAAACAATCATTTGGATTGACAACATAATGATGATGTGGAttcatcatgaaaatattttcataatttctaACTTTTTCAATTTGGAATAATATACTTTTTTAAAATACGACTAGACAGTATTTTTTCCTCGAAtgtgcaggagagctgcgcatcaatatattaaacAGAAAGAGGTGAAAAGAACCCTAGAATGTTACAGAATTAAGGGTCTGTAACCCACCATTTTGCAGACTAAGGATTCTTATAAAAGGAATAAAACTCCAGACCAGAGCCACCTAAGTGGCTGGAGCTGCAAGGGCGAGGAGATGAGAAAGAGAAACTCCTCAAGCCTCAGCAATAGACCACTGATGCATCTCTTCTTTGATGGTTGCTACGACACAGGGCAGGCTAGGAGTGATTCCATCAAACACACAGTGACTTCgatggttccaaatggaccagGCGCGTAAGATGATAATGGAGTTGAGCCCTTTTCGTTCTTGACCAGCAACCCTATTGCTTGCATCAGCCCACCAGTCCTCAAAGGACAGATCCACAGCTTGTGGTTCAAGTGCTTGTAAACCGAGGCCCTATAGGCCAGTTCCAACAGTAAATTGAGCTGTCACTATCAGATAACTAAGTAAACAATGATATGAGTTTTGCATGAAGTAGAGGCATGGAATTTTTGTCATTTAGATGTTTTCTCGAACGCTCAGGAGAACTgcacatcaatatattaagaagaaattGTCATTTAGATGTGATAAGCAAACAATACTAGTACTATACTTGTCACGAAATGAGCGACTCGTATCTGAAATAAATTTATCACATTGTGCAGCTTCATCAGCAGATTCAAATGTTAGCATCATCAGATGAGCAAATAACATTACAAAATTTTGGTCTGCTTATTGACAAGATAACCAAATAATAGTCTAGAATTTAAGTGTATGATTGAAATTCTGtgctatatttatatttttacatCTGATAAGCAAACAATAGTATAAAACCTTTCATGAAGGTGGACATTTCTTTtttgcagtttttttttccaacGGATAAGCAAACTAATACAATCCTATCAACTTTTGCAGTTTCATCAGGAGattcttcttgtcatcgtcaCATAAGGAAAAAAAGTAGTCTGAAATTTTTTGTCGTATTCATATTTCATAACACGCCAAACAGGACCAAAGCCCAGACTTTGCAATACCTCCACGAGAAAGGGCCAGGAGACCGAATCAAAAGCTTTGGTGATTTCCAACTTTAGGATAATACGGGGTTGCTAGTCCAGCATACCACAAGATACCGACTAGTCAAAGTATCTTATTGTGGACTATGTCAATGTCCTAATGGACTTACAGCTGGGGATCAGAGGAAGCATCTTTGAACTTTCCCCCCAAAATTTCCATGTATGGTTGTATGTCAAAATAGTGGTTTTGCCACCACAGGAGTATCTTTAGGGATTTAGCTATGCAGAATGATGTTAGATAAATCATAAGGGTGTTCTTGTTACAAATGCATGCCAGTTGTCTTAATGGCCCTCCTAGCTAGGTGCAATTTCTTAAGGAATTAATCTAAGACTTACCAGCACTGCCTTTTAGAGCAACTGTTAAATCATAAAGGTCGCATGATGGCTAGACGATCTATGGACATAAACTTTACTTTGCAATTCTATCTTCAGTTATTTCCAAGAACTTTGTACATGTTCTATTTCTTGTACCATCACTAACAACTGTGTAACTATTGAAGGTTTCATTGATGCGGACGACTGTGGAGGAGAACAAGAAATTTGCTAAGTTCATTGCTGATAAGATAAACAAATCTTCTTCCAAAGTTACTGTTTGCCTTCCCCAGAAGGGCATATCTGCAATAGACGCTCCAGGAATGCCATTCTATGATCCAGAAGCTACATCGACACTATTGGGTGAATTAAACACCCTTATACAGATAAATGACATCCGAGAGGTTACTCCACGTTCCATAATTATCAATGCCAATGCATCTTTAGGGTGTCTATAGATGAACTGAGTTTGTTGGCTTTTGGACAGGTGAAGCTGCTTCCTTATCACATAAATGATCCTGAATTTGCAAATGCATTGGTAGATGCATTCTTAGGTATGGATGTAAAGGCCTCTAGCAAGGCCCAACCTCAGCAAGATGGGAAGAAAGAAAAATCCAGTTCAGGACAGAAAAGTTCAGATAGTTCCATTATATGGAGACCTCCTGTGGATTTTCCAGATGCGAAACCAGGTTAGTTATGATTTGACCCCCAGAGGATTCTGATTCTATTTGCCTCTCACATGCCCTTATTGCAAATATGACTGTCACTTAAAACTTGTTTCAGGGTTACATAGGATGCTGTCAAGTGCATGGACAGATATGCACTCATTAATTGGTTTGAACCTATGAAATCACTAGCAAAACTCAGAAACCACACAGTAACCCTAGTACACGATATTATAATAGGCATCTTCATACTTCCATAAATTTCTTATAATCCAATAACTAACCATGGCAGAATAGATAATTGCTACATTCTTTTTGTGGCCTTGTCCTTGTCATGTTTCGTAACACTTGGATGTCTAATGGATTGATTTCTGTGCTGAGTGCTGACAGAAACATTGCAGAAGACGAGGTCAATACTAAATAAACTAAAACAATACATCGCTGAGGGCATTCCAGTTATCGGAGCTGGTGCTGGCACAGGCATATCCGCAAAATTCGAAGAAGCTGGTGGGGTTGATCTTATAGTGGTGTACAACTCTGGGCGGTTTCGAATGGCTGGAAGGGGCTCACTGGCGGGCCTCTTGCCATTTGCTGATGCAAATGCCATTGTACTTGAGATGGCCAATGAAGTATTGCCTGTAAGTAGTTTAGAACCCAATTGCTCTTATGTTTGTCCACTTTATTGTGCCCAACTATTGCTATCTGATCTAAATTTAGGTGGTTAAAGGAGTTCCAGTTCTTGCTGGGGTTTGTGCTACTGATCCGTTCCGTAGAATGGAATACTTTCTCAAGCAACTAGAAAACATTGGATTTTGTGGTGTACAAAACTTCCCAACTGTTGGTCTGTTTGATGGGAATTTTAGACAGAACTTGGAGGAAACTGGAATGGGCTACAGGTATAAGTTCATCACGTTCTAAATTTGGGAACTGCATCCTCTCCGTGCTTTACTAATATTATCATGAGTTGTCGTCTGAGCACCCCTTTGAGTTTTCGCATAAGGGAAGGACACGATTATTATAGGTTGTATTAACTTGATTTTATTTTTTGCTAGTCTGGAAGTGGACATGATCTCAAGGGCACATAATATGGGTTTCCTTACTACTCCATATGCTTTCAATCCAGAAGAAGCTGCTGCCATGGCCAAGGTAGGAGCTCATATCATAGTGGCACATATGGGTCTGACAACTGCTGGGTCTATCGGGGCAAAGACAGCTGTCACTTTAGATGACAGTGCTGTACGTGTTCAAGCCATTGCCGATGCAGCACTTAGGATTAATCCTGATATAATTGTTCTCTGTCATGGAGGTACACTTATTTTCTGGAGGCCTCTTGTTATATATTGTTCTTGGTACTCGCATGCTTTTCGTTGTGCAAATAATCTAACTCGCATGCACGATTTCGTAGGTCCCATTTCTGGCCCACAAGAAGCGGAGTTCATCTTAAAGAATACTAACAGTGTCCATGGATTCTATGGTGCATCAAGCATGGAAAGATTgccagtggagcaagctatcaCAAACACCATGAGGCAATACAAACGAATTTCCTTAAAATGAAAATCGTCATTTACAGGTGTGATTTACAGGAATGTCCATGACTGTTGTTGATCTTTCGGTTCACTTAGCAGATGTTTCTGCCATTCAATCTGCCTTGCTATTTTAGCTTCTCTGAAAAGCTCGACTTTTATAACTATGTTGTATTATGTACATTATTTCCAATGTACCGTTCTTGTTGGAACTTGACCATGAAGGATAATGAATATTCCCTTTGCCTAACCTGTATAACTATTCGTTCTTAGAGGCTACCTTATGTAAAAATTATAGAAGAATGATGCCATAAAAAATTGCATCTTTAGGTTGTCTCTTATTTGACGAACATAAGTGTCATAAATGATGCTTTGTTTTCCTTATGCATCGACAAGAGATTGGGCTGGCTCTTGAGATTGACAAAGCAACGATAGGGGAACGTGCAAAGCTAAAAACTTGAATCTGGATTTAAAGGTTCACCTTAGCTCAGTTTGCAAACcgtaaataaaataactagaATGCAATGGTTACATGCTATTTTATGAAGATTTTCTGAAGGATTCTCCATTACATAAGAGTGACTGTCGTGTCTCGTGTCTCATGTCGTTTCGCATTTTAATATTCACAAGGAGATAAAAAGAATTGCTACTGTATTTTCTATCGATACATGGTTTGATTTATGCACatggaaatagaaaagaaagtaAAGTTTTGTATTAGAGACTCctattccaaattatagttcaTTCTAACATATTTAGGCACATAGTATTCATTATGCACTTAGACACATTTTATATGTCTATATACATAAAAAAAATACGTACCTACAAAAGACTAAATGATCTATGTGCGCGGGCTCCTTCCTGCTGGACCTgggccgccgcgtcgccggccACAACAAGGAATACACTGCTGCGGCATGGGCCGGCGGGGAGCGCTCGTCCTCCCACGCCAGCGACGAGGAAGAGGGCGCGTCCGTCGTCGTGCCTCTCCATGGACCATGGGGCAGTCCGCGTTCGTGGAGCACAGCACCCTTAACCCCGTAAGCATCCTTCCAAAACAAATCTGATGGCAGCAAGCTTGTATAGTGTTCCTACCTCGTTCTTGGTAAGGCGGCGCTGGCGAAGCAGCTCAACCTCCGGCCGCGCGCGTGCATGACGAAGCTGAAGCAGACAGAGGTGGACTGCGAGTACCTGTAGTGCTGTTGCAAGGCGTTGACAGAGGACTAGACGAGAGCTAGCGGTAGATATGAAAATGGTACGGACATTGTCCGACCATATTCGAATTCGATCCGGTTTGGAAGGAtttttatccgtccgtatccgattcCGAGTATCCAATATCCGTAACCGATCTGTATCCGAATGTTTAAAAGTTACATTTCTATGATGTCAATATCCATTAGAATCTTATTCGGCAAAAACTAGCACTAACTATATCTGACTCCGTATCCAAACACAAATATAAAAACAAATACGATATAAGtaatatccgtccgtatccgatccgtttacGTCCCTAGCCAGCGGCTGCACAAGGAGCTCGCCGAGCTGCGTGCACAACGGCAACCGCACGCGGAGAGCGCCGACCATTATTGTGCTCCCAGCTGCATGTGGCGGGCATAGCTCGGTTGCGGTGGCCGGCTCAGATCCACGGGTCAAGGCAGCTGCGCGTGCGATGGCCGGAGGCGGGGGCCGGGCACGCTGTTGACGTCTTttctggtcaacacacgaacgcgctaGATCGTGCAgcgcgaggaggggctccttgcagcgcctcctgcatggagcggtcagaccggtcagaggaaCCCATCAGACCAGTCGCCGTGTAGAACGGCGAACGCTCACccaggagggaccccgtcggggcaagtgcgcgtagggttgccctaggctcggcaagCCAGCTAGGAcatcctcaaacgccatggagacagAGAAGAACAACATGttgaggttggaaaagctagggtagAGATAAAAGGTAAAGGCAATGAAAGATAAATGTATTTGATAGATTCAATTGGGTTGGATGGCCTCactcggccgtgaccctttatatttatagggagagATGGACTTATCCCATTAGGAGTCGAAATCTTAGTTAATTTCGTGTCAAattacaactcctaactcggatttCACAGtgaaaaccggtctgaccggggtgCAGAACTTCCCGAAGCCATATCTCTGTCATCCGAAATTCAAATCGGAAGTTCCACATATGCACTTTGATCGTCTCGATGAGATCTACGCATTGGTGAAGTCCATTTTGTCTTTTGAGCAACTTGacaaaaccggtctgaccgattttAGGGAcaagtctgaccggtcctgcacagccgtgccaattttggtcgtcaacatatgccccctgttctttggcaaagcttgcgtgccaaagaaTACTCTTTTGGACCAAAATTATCTAAAGACGATGATGAATAAAATAACGGCCATATATTTCTTCTCTATACTTATTATGCATGCTAATATAGCCGAAATAAGAAAACTAGCGAATATAACAATTTATGCCTTAAGATTAGCAAACTATTTCGGCTTTCAAATTCCTTAGCATGTGTAATACTAGAAATCCTACAACAGCCAATGCGGCCGATTACTCAAATCATGACTCCGTAGTAAAGCATAAGTATGAAAttgatagtcataatatgctAACCAAGGATTACACCAACACCATGGATCATAATTGCATATACTTGAATACGTGTTCCATGGCTTATGCATAGATGGAATAAATGATGAAGACCAATGCGATGATCGTTGATGCCTTTTCTCTCTTGGTGATGAAGAATTTCTTGCTTTATTCCCTTCAAGCTGATTGTTTTGCTGTTGCGCGGCAATATTCTGATACTTAACTAACAATTCAGCAAAGCTTGGCTTTTTGTTCATCCCTTTGCTTCTTGGCGTGACACCTTGAATTCTGCCAGAATTTCTGGCATGACAATGTGAGACCGGTTTGGTCACCGGTTAGATCGGTCCCTTCAGAACTAGTCACTTTGAGATCGTCTTTCCCCCCTGCCGATCTTGATTTTTGTTCGGTTATATTCTTTGAAATTTGATTTCCATTGGGGACAATCTGATCAACAGAGCTAACCGATGTTTCTTCAACAATCGGCTTTTCTTTGTCTAGTGTCAAATCTGGATTTTTGTTCAAACATTCATCTTTCTTGACATGATAgacttgtttaatcaacttgtATTTCTTTTTCTGCATTGACCAATTTTTCTGAACAAAACGGTCATTATTAGTAAGTGACGGCTTACTAATTGCCGTCTCCCTATAGGTAATATAATTTGGGCACAAATATGTAGGAAGAGATGGCATATATGAATTATGAAACCATGGTGCACAAGAATAAGACAAACTGAAATAAGTACCTCATGGCAAATGGCATACTCATTGGTGATCTACATGATGAAAACGGCATTGATGTAGAAAAATTATTCTATTGCCGATTTCGATGATGGACTTGATGTCTTGGAGTTTTGTTGAAATTTCTAGCTCGACTAGCATGTTTgatatctttttgttttgaagATTTAGCCGGAATCTTCTTATTTGGCTTCGGCATTTCCTTTTCATGCTTATGATGACTTTTGGATTCAACAGTTTTTCAAACACCAATCTCGGGTTTTTTGGGTTTAACCATCTTTAGCTTTGATTTATTTTGTGAAACCCTAGATgaggcggttagaccggttggagaaccggtcagaccggttgcggtACAACCggcgcctttgcctttgttttgttgccccccgagcgtaGAGGTACTAGAATTAGTTTTTGTATACTTGCTAGGGGAATTTGGTTCGACAATTTCGACTTGAGATGGCCGAATTGTATATTGACCAGCAACATCACAAATAGGTAAATCTTTGCAATGATTATTATCCGGCTTCTCAATAGCCAACTTTTGAATAACAGGAATTGGATCTACACTTTTCTTTTTATCAATcagatcatccacaaaattaagCAAACCACTTATAAAGCTGGCTGTGGACTTACTATGCTTTGGTAGAACGTACATCCTCAACTCATTGATGACATATATCTTTATCATGATGAAACCTTGTTCCGTTACCCGATAATAGTGAGAATGCAAATTTATGTCGATGCTCTTGCGTAGGTCTTCAGGTAATCCTTCAAGTGCCATCATGTAGCTGGAGTTTGATAGATCGGCCATAATGGCCAGATTCTCATCCCCAGCAGAGTCGCCAAtttgtgttgacgccttttctggtcaacacacgaacgcgctaGATCACGCAGCATGAGGAGGGATCCTTGCAGCGCCTcttgcgtggagcggtcagaccggtcagaggaactggtcagaccggtcgccgtgtaGAACGGCGACGATCCGACAAACGCTCACCCGGGAGAAACCCCGTCGGGGCAAACGCGCGTAGGGTTACCCTAGGCTCGGGCtagctagggcgtcctcaaatgccatggagacgagagaagaacagcatgttgaggttggaaaagttagaGTAGATATAAAAGGTAAAGACAATGAAAGATAAATGtatttgatagattcgattaGATTGGACgccctcaatcggccgttaccctttatatttatagggagggatGAACTTATCCTATTAGGAGTCGAAATCCTAGTTAATTTCGTGACAAATTACGACTCCTAACTTGGATTTCCCAGCGaaaaccggtctgactgcccctacgaaccggtctgaccggtctgaccggggtgCAGAACTTCCCGATGCCATATCTCTCTCATTTGAAGTCCAAATCGGACGTTCCACATATGCATTTTGATCGTCTCGACAAGACCTATGCAATGGTAAAGTTAATTTTGTCTTTTGAGCAACATGACAATACCGTTCTGACTGGTTTTGGGggcaggtctgaccggtcctgcacagccgtgccaattttggtcgtcaacacacGCCGGCCGGAGGCAGGGGctaggggcggcggtggtgggtgACCGGTCGGCTTGTGGCCGGCTGATAGGCCAATCGGCTACTAAGGTGCAAATGATGATGCCCTGTATTGGCCTCTCGGCGCCGACTGCCCATCCTGCCACCCATGTGTGTGGCCAACTTAATTGGCTGTTCACGAGCCGATAGCAGCCTGTCGGCTGTCCAATGGCCGATAGACACTTTTGTCGGCTAATTGACTAGCTGACATACTACTAGGTTTGcaatttttttctataatttctaGATCACCTGGTGTGGTGGCAACGTTCCGCAGGGGGCAGGCGAGCAGTCTCGCCACGTACGCTTTGGGTAGCCACCAAATAGGAGAAAAAAAGTTGCTGCGTGATGGGCTGCTGGCCTGCTCAGCTCAGCTTGATAATTGGGTCATTACGGTGTGGGAGCAGCTGGGTTGGACCGATCCTAGTTATTAGAATTAGGTCTTTTCAATTACAAAACTATTTGGTAAACTCTATCAGACAACTAGTCGTGCCCAGCACGACAGAATGCGCAACCCCGTGGCCCAGCAGGCCAACATAGGGCTCGAC comes from Panicum virgatum strain AP13 chromosome 4K, P.virgatum_v5, whole genome shotgun sequence and encodes:
- the LOC120703438 gene encoding toMV resistance protein Tm-1(GCR237)-like isoform X1, whose translation is MEVLCIGTADTKLEELLFLAARLRSALAATGSDPKVQVSIVDVSTTEKTAQDLKDVTFIPRNTVLSCLLDVDQHNLPDDRGEAISLVSKALQSFLKKRYDSGTLVGAVGLGGSGGTSLIAPALRSLPLGVPKLIVSTVASGHTAPYVGTSDLVLFPSVVDICGINSVSRVILSNAAAAFAGMVHGILLASSESDETATKPTIGITMFGVTTPCINAVKDRLNKEGYETLVFHATGVGGKAMEELVRSGFIQGVLDVTTTEVADHIVGGVMACDESRFDAIIDNKIPLVLSVGALDMVNFGARDTIPAAFADRKIHIHNKQVSLMRTTVEENKKFAKFIADKINKSSSKVTVCLPQKGISAIDAPGMPFYDPEATSTLLGELNTLIQINDIREVKLLPYHINDPEFANALVDAFLGMDVKASSKAQPQQDGKKEKSSSGQKSSDSSIIWRPPVDFPDAKPETLQKTRSILNKLKQYIAEGIPVIGAGAGTGISAKFEEAGGVDLIVVYNSGRFRMAGRGSLAGLLPFADANAIVLEMANEVLPVVKGVPVLAGVCATDPFRRMEYFLKQLENIGFCGVQNFPTVGLFDGNFRQNLEETGMGYSLEVDMISRAHNMGFLTTPYAFNPEEAAAMAKVGAHIIVAHMGLTTAGSIGAKTAVTLDDSAVRVQAIADAALRINPDIIVLCHGGPISGPQEAEFILKNTNSVHGFYGASSMERLPVEQAITNTMRQYKRISLK
- the LOC120703438 gene encoding toMV resistance protein Tm-1(GCR237)-like isoform X2 translates to MVLQVQVSIVDVSTTEKTAQDLKDVTFIPRNTVLSCLLDVDQHNLPDDRGEAISLVSKALQSFLKKRYDSGTLVGAVGLGGSGGTSLIAPALRSLPLGVPKLIVSTVASGHTAPYVGTSDLVLFPSVVDICGINSVSRVILSNAAAAFAGMVHGILLASSESDETATKPTIGITMFGVTTPCINAVKDRLNKEGYETLVFHATGVGGKAMEELVRSGFIQGVLDVTTTEVADHIVGGVMACDESRFDAIIDNKIPLVLSVGALDMVNFGARDTIPAAFADRKIHIHNKQVSLMRTTVEENKKFAKFIADKINKSSSKVTVCLPQKGISAIDAPGMPFYDPEATSTLLGELNTLIQINDIREVKLLPYHINDPEFANALVDAFLGMDVKASSKAQPQQDGKKEKSSSGQKSSDSSIIWRPPVDFPDAKPETLQKTRSILNKLKQYIAEGIPVIGAGAGTGISAKFEEAGGVDLIVVYNSGRFRMAGRGSLAGLLPFADANAIVLEMANEVLPVVKGVPVLAGVCATDPFRRMEYFLKQLENIGFCGVQNFPTVGLFDGNFRQNLEETGMGYSLEVDMISRAHNMGFLTTPYAFNPEEAAAMAKVGAHIIVAHMGLTTAGSIGAKTAVTLDDSAVRVQAIADAALRINPDIIVLCHGGPISGPQEAEFILKNTNSVHGFYGASSMERLPVEQAITNTMRQYKRISLK